The proteins below come from a single Parazoarcus communis genomic window:
- a CDS encoding c-type cytochrome: MFHTNARQFLALACCLFMLGGLPLSSFGAADAVAADKLVAQLQSSPADLQAAQAEGRKSSAFCANCHGETGMSRYPEVPNLAAQHPDYLLRQIDAFLTGKRKNEFMQGLMKVLSERDKAAVALFYAAAPVQPATAPGPRAGEGEAYFARLCARCHRDDARGGDTFPRLAGQQREYIRLSLTRYLTQSGERFYAPMTAAVTQLGKDNIDAVADYLSGLK, from the coding sequence ATGTTTCATACGAATGCCAGGCAGTTTCTGGCCTTGGCCTGCTGCCTGTTCATGCTTGGCGGACTGCCGCTATCGTCGTTCGGCGCGGCAGATGCGGTTGCGGCAGACAAACTGGTTGCGCAACTGCAAAGCAGTCCGGCTGATCTGCAGGCGGCGCAGGCCGAGGGCAGGAAGTCCTCGGCATTCTGCGCAAACTGCCACGGCGAGACTGGCATGAGCCGCTATCCCGAAGTCCCCAATCTGGCCGCTCAGCATCCCGACTATCTGCTCAGGCAGATCGATGCCTTTCTGACCGGCAAGCGCAAGAATGAGTTCATGCAGGGCCTGATGAAAGTGCTCAGCGAACGCGACAAGGCAGCCGTTGCGCTTTTTTACGCGGCCGCTCCGGTGCAGCCCGCGACTGCGCCCGGCCCCCGTGCCGGGGAGGGTGAGGCCTACTTTGCCAGGCTGTGCGCGCGCTGCCACCGCGACGATGCACGCGGTGGCGACACGTTTCCCCGTCTGGCCGGGCAGCAGCGCGAATATATCCGCCTCAGTCTGACGCGCTATCTGACGCAGTCGGGAGAACGTTTCTACGCACCGATGACGGCAGCCGTCACCCAACTCGGCAAGGACAACATCGATGCGGTCGCCGACTACCTCTCCGGGCTGAAGTAG
- the cutA gene encoding divalent-cation tolerance protein CutA: MTPNLIVLTNLPDQPAAEALAERLVAQRLAACVNILAPCTSVYRWQGETERSTEVPMLIKTTAACYAALEAAIVEAHPYELPEIVAVPIELGLAAYLGWIENETAPDAPAS, encoded by the coding sequence ATGACTCCGAACCTCATCGTCCTCACCAACCTGCCCGACCAGCCTGCGGCCGAGGCGCTCGCCGAGCGACTGGTCGCGCAGCGCCTAGCCGCCTGCGTCAACATCCTTGCCCCCTGCACATCGGTGTATCGCTGGCAGGGAGAAACCGAGCGCAGCACCGAGGTGCCGATGCTGATCAAGACCACGGCCGCGTGCTACGCCGCACTCGAGGCGGCGATCGTCGAAGCACACCCTTACGAACTTCCCGAGATTGTTGCAGTCCCTATCGAGCTTGGCCTTGCCGCCTACCTCGGCTGGATCGAGAACGAAACCGCGCCCGACGCGCCTGCCTCCTGA
- the ribBA gene encoding bifunctional 3,4-dihydroxy-2-butanone-4-phosphate synthase/GTP cyclohydrolase II has translation MSALAPISDIIAEIKAGKMVILVDEEDRENEGDLVMAAEFVTPEAINFMARYGRGLICLTLTEERCRQLGLQQMVRDNRTPHGTAFTTSIEAATGVTTGISAHDRARTVQVAVARHATPDDIVMPGHIFPLTAQKGGVLIRAGHTEAGCDLAHLAGVEPASVICEILKDDGTMARLPDLIEFAKEHGLKIGAIRDLIEYRAANEHLVEKVTEKEVETVHGTFLLSAFEDKTSGDVHFALSRGDIRPENETLVRVHEPISVVDFLDPESNRHSFPVNHSLARLAAADAGVIVLLYRPQSGRELLAGLTGTADRPVKWDARLFGVGAQILRALNVGKMRLLSNPRKIPSMTGFGLEITGFVDQD, from the coding sequence ATGAGCGCACTCGCTCCGATTTCCGACATCATCGCCGAGATCAAGGCCGGCAAGATGGTGATCCTCGTCGACGAAGAGGACCGCGAGAACGAGGGTGACCTCGTGATGGCAGCCGAATTCGTCACCCCTGAAGCCATCAACTTCATGGCCCGTTACGGCCGTGGCCTGATCTGCCTGACGCTCACCGAAGAGCGCTGCCGCCAGCTCGGGCTGCAACAGATGGTGCGCGACAACCGCACCCCGCACGGCACCGCCTTCACCACCTCGATCGAAGCCGCCACCGGCGTCACCACCGGCATTTCGGCCCATGACCGCGCCCGCACCGTACAGGTTGCCGTGGCCCGCCATGCCACACCTGACGATATCGTGATGCCGGGCCACATCTTCCCGCTCACCGCCCAGAAGGGTGGCGTGCTGATCCGTGCCGGCCACACCGAAGCCGGTTGCGATCTCGCACACCTCGCGGGCGTCGAACCCGCATCGGTGATCTGCGAGATCCTCAAGGACGACGGCACCATGGCCCGCCTGCCGGATCTGATCGAGTTCGCCAAGGAGCACGGTCTCAAGATCGGCGCAATCCGCGACCTGATCGAGTACCGCGCAGCAAACGAGCACCTGGTGGAAAAAGTCACCGAGAAGGAAGTCGAGACCGTGCACGGCACCTTCCTGCTGTCCGCATTCGAGGACAAGACCTCGGGCGACGTGCATTTCGCCCTGTCGCGCGGTGACATCCGCCCCGAGAACGAGACCCTGGTGCGGGTGCACGAGCCGATCTCGGTCGTGGACTTTCTCGACCCCGAAAGCAATCGTCACAGCTTCCCGGTCAATCACTCGCTGGCACGGCTTGCTGCGGCCGACGCCGGCGTGATCGTGCTGCTTTACCGCCCCCAGTCCGGTCGCGAACTGCTGGCGGGCCTGACCGGTACCGCGGATCGTCCGGTGAAATGGGATGCCCGCCTGTTCGGCGTGGGCGCGCAGATTCTGCGTGCGCTCAATGTCGGCAAGATGCGGCTGCTATCGAACCCGCGCAAGATTCCGAGCATGACCGGCTTCGGCCTCGAGATCACGGGTTTCGTCGACCAGGACTGA
- the dsbD gene encoding protein-disulfide reductase DsbD: MQRLLILLALLASLFSLPGQAADPIEPEKAFAMTARALDPQTVEVVFDVAPDYYLYGSKFRFDAEPASVVLGEPDRPPGKIKQDEFFGEVETYRGELRILLPVTAPADVKRFVLHVSSQGCWDGGICYPPTPQSADIDLTTSAAPAGNSLLQRALDQAPNAASTPAATASGAASAVSGDESGRIAGLLRNASIPLVLASFFGFGLLLAFTPCTFPMIPILSGIIVGHGHHISRGRAFMLSLAYVLGMAVTYAAAGVAAGLTGTLLSAALQNVWVLSSFALVFVALSLSMFGFYELQLPSSLQSKLADTASHNKGGHLGGVAVMGVLSALIVGPCVAAPLAGALLYIAQTGDAVLGGFALFVMALGMGMPLLAVGLAARSVLPRTGPWMEGIKKAFGVLLLAVAVWMLMPVLPALASMLAWAALLLFSGIFLHAIDPLPPGAKGWQRFWKGVGVMLLIGGAAMLVGAMAGSRDPLQPLAVLRAEAAATAPAPAFEKVGSIAELDARLAATDRPVMLDFYADWCVSCKEMERFTFSDPQVAGRMSQMLLLKADVTDNNDEHKALLKRFGLFGPPGIIFFDPAGKERDGLRVVGFMPAQAFAEVLDRAR; the protein is encoded by the coding sequence ATGCAACGTCTGCTGATCCTGCTCGCCCTGCTGGCGAGCCTGTTTTCCCTGCCCGGCCAGGCCGCCGATCCCATCGAACCGGAAAAGGCCTTTGCGATGACGGCCCGCGCACTCGACCCGCAAACGGTCGAAGTCGTGTTCGACGTGGCGCCCGATTACTACCTTTACGGCAGCAAGTTCCGTTTCGATGCCGAGCCGGCGAGCGTGGTGCTGGGCGAACCCGACCGTCCGCCCGGCAAGATCAAGCAGGACGAGTTCTTCGGCGAAGTCGAAACCTATCGCGGTGAGCTGCGCATCCTGCTGCCGGTCACCGCACCGGCCGACGTCAAGCGCTTCGTTCTCCATGTGAGCAGTCAGGGCTGCTGGGACGGCGGCATCTGCTATCCGCCCACCCCGCAATCGGCCGACATCGATCTCACCACGAGCGCCGCACCGGCGGGCAACAGCCTGCTGCAACGTGCGCTCGACCAGGCGCCGAATGCGGCGTCGACACCGGCCGCAACGGCATCCGGCGCAGCATCTGCGGTCAGCGGCGACGAGAGCGGCCGCATCGCCGGCCTGCTCAGGAATGCAAGCATCCCGCTGGTGCTGGCGAGCTTCTTCGGCTTCGGGCTGCTGCTGGCCTTCACCCCCTGCACCTTCCCGATGATCCCCATCCTGTCGGGCATCATCGTCGGTCACGGTCATCACATCTCGCGCGGCCGCGCCTTCATGCTGTCGCTCGCCTACGTGCTGGGCATGGCGGTCACCTATGCCGCCGCCGGCGTGGCCGCCGGCCTCACCGGCACATTGCTGTCGGCCGCATTGCAGAACGTCTGGGTGCTGTCGAGCTTTGCGCTGGTGTTCGTTGCGCTGTCGCTGTCGATGTTCGGCTTCTACGAACTGCAGCTGCCGTCGTCGCTGCAGAGCAAACTGGCCGATACCGCCAGTCACAACAAGGGCGGCCACCTCGGTGGCGTGGCGGTGATGGGCGTGCTCTCGGCACTGATCGTCGGCCCCTGTGTGGCCGCCCCGCTGGCGGGGGCCCTGCTCTACATCGCGCAGACGGGCGACGCGGTGCTCGGCGGCTTTGCGCTGTTCGTGATGGCGCTTGGCATGGGCATGCCGCTGCTCGCTGTGGGTCTCGCTGCACGTTCGGTTCTGCCCAGGACGGGGCCGTGGATGGAAGGTATCAAGAAAGCCTTCGGCGTACTCTTGCTGGCGGTTGCGGTGTGGATGCTGATGCCGGTGCTGCCCGCGCTGGCCAGCATGCTTGCGTGGGCAGCGCTGCTGTTGTTCTCGGGCATTTTCCTGCACGCCATCGACCCCCTGCCGCCCGGCGCCAAGGGCTGGCAGCGTTTCTGGAAAGGTGTGGGCGTGATGCTGCTGATCGGCGGTGCAGCCATGCTGGTGGGCGCCATGGCCGGCTCGCGCGATCCGCTGCAACCGCTGGCCGTCCTCCGCGCCGAAGCCGCTGCCACGGCACCCGCACCGGCCTTCGAGAAGGTCGGATCGATTGCCGAGCTCGACGCCCGCCTCGCAGCCACAGACCGCCCGGTGATGCTCGATTTCTACGCCGACTGGTGCGTCTCGTGCAAGGAGATGGAGCGCTTCACCTTCTCCGACCCGCAAGTGGCCGGACGCATGAGCCAGATGCTGCTGCTCAAGGCCGACGTCACCGACAACAACGACGAACACAAGGCGCTGCTCAAGCGCTTCGGCCTGTTCGGGCCACCCGGCATCATCTTTTTCGACCCTGCAGGCAAGGAGCGTGACGGTTTGCGTGTGGTCGGATTCATGCCGGCGCAGGCCTTTGCCGAAGTGCTCGATCGCGCCCGCTGA
- a CDS encoding riboflavin synthase, with protein sequence MFSGIVAAVGRIEHIEALADGVRLTVDTRGLDLEDVIVGDSIANSGVCLTVIARDGAKVKFDVSRETLNCTVGLDQPGGEVNLEKALRMADRLGGHLVTGHVDGVGEVVKFEPVGESHELVIRAPAAIAGYIAKKGSITVNGVSLTVNRVEHRDFSINLIPHTVEVTNLKHLKAGSRVNLEIDLIARYVERMLAWRTEEEQAQQA encoded by the coding sequence ATGTTCTCAGGCATCGTCGCGGCAGTCGGCCGCATTGAACACATCGAAGCCCTCGCTGACGGCGTGCGGCTGACCGTAGACACCCGCGGACTCGACCTTGAAGACGTGATTGTCGGTGACAGCATCGCCAACAGTGGCGTGTGCCTCACCGTGATTGCACGCGATGGCGCCAAGGTGAAGTTCGACGTTTCGCGCGAGACGCTGAACTGCACCGTGGGGCTGGATCAGCCCGGTGGCGAGGTGAACCTGGAGAAGGCGCTGCGCATGGCCGACCGTCTTGGCGGTCACCTGGTAACCGGCCACGTCGATGGCGTGGGCGAAGTGGTGAAGTTCGAGCCGGTCGGCGAAAGCCACGAGCTCGTGATCCGCGCGCCGGCTGCGATTGCCGGCTACATCGCCAAAAAGGGCTCGATCACGGTCAATGGCGTCAGCCTGACCGTCAACCGGGTCGAACATCGTGATTTCTCGATCAACCTGATTCCGCACACGGTCGAGGTGACCAACCTCAAGCACCTGAAGGCTGGAAGCCGGGTCAATCTGGAAATCGACCTCATTGCCCGCTACGTCGAGCGCATGCTCGCCTGGCGCACCGAAGAAGAGCAGGCGCAACAAGCCTGA
- a CDS encoding DEAD/DEAH box helicase: MTFQSLGLADELIKAVEQTGYTIPTPVQMQAIPAAIAGSDLLVSSHTGSGKTAAFTLPSLHKLIDRRPAPGAGPRVLVLTPTRELAQQVEKAVQTYGKALRWLNTACLVGGAPFFAQVKQLQRPVDVVVATPGRLLDHLNRRKIKLSDVEVLILDEADRMLDMGFAEDIDAIVAATPAQRQTLLFSATLDGVVGRMAERMTRNPQRIEIEVAKEDRGQIEQRLMFADDMGHKSRLLEALLGHDGLQQAVVFTATKRSADELSLSLQEKGFSAAALHGDMHQTQRNRTLDRLRQGRIGVLVATDVAARGIDVAGISHVINFDPPRQAEDYVHRIGRTGRAGRDGIAITLSGPRETGLIRAIERFTGDRLEVHTIPGMEPSPRKPSGPRPAGAGNGRRFGNGGGFGRPAAGNGERRGAGGGGGYGGRDGHPSSRSERSHGDRRDRSSRG, from the coding sequence ATGACATTTCAGAGCCTCGGCCTCGCCGACGAACTTATCAAAGCCGTTGAGCAAACCGGCTACACCATCCCGACCCCGGTACAGATGCAGGCCATTCCCGCCGCCATTGCCGGTTCGGACCTCCTGGTGTCGAGCCACACCGGCAGCGGCAAGACTGCAGCCTTCACGCTGCCGTCGCTGCACAAGCTCATCGACCGTCGTCCGGCGCCTGGTGCAGGTCCGCGCGTTCTGGTGCTGACGCCCACCCGCGAACTTGCCCAGCAGGTCGAGAAAGCGGTGCAGACCTACGGCAAGGCGCTGCGCTGGCTCAACACCGCCTGCCTCGTCGGCGGCGCGCCGTTCTTTGCCCAGGTCAAGCAGCTGCAGCGTCCGGTCGACGTAGTTGTCGCCACCCCGGGCCGTCTGCTCGATCACCTGAACCGTCGCAAGATCAAGCTCTCCGACGTTGAAGTGCTGATCCTCGACGAAGCCGACCGCATGCTCGACATGGGCTTCGCAGAAGACATCGACGCCATCGTTGCAGCAACCCCGGCCCAGCGCCAGACCCTGCTGTTCTCGGCAACGCTTGATGGCGTGGTCGGTCGCATGGCCGAGCGCATGACGCGCAACCCGCAACGCATCGAGATCGAAGTCGCCAAGGAAGACCGCGGCCAGATCGAGCAGCGCCTGATGTTTGCTGACGACATGGGTCACAAGAGCCGTCTGCTCGAGGCCCTGCTGGGTCACGATGGTCTGCAGCAGGCCGTGGTGTTTACCGCGACCAAGCGCAGCGCCGACGAACTTTCGCTGAGCCTGCAGGAAAAAGGTTTCTCTGCCGCTGCGCTGCATGGCGACATGCACCAGACCCAGCGTAACCGTACCCTCGACCGTCTGCGCCAGGGCCGCATCGGCGTGCTGGTCGCAACCGACGTTGCCGCCCGCGGTATCGACGTTGCCGGCATCAGCCACGTGATCAACTTCGATCCCCCGCGTCAGGCAGAAGACTATGTGCACCGTATCGGCCGTACCGGTCGTGCCGGTCGTGACGGTATCGCGATCACCCTGTCGGGCCCGCGTGAAACCGGCCTGATCCGTGCGATCGAGCGTTTCACCGGTGACCGTCTTGAAGTGCACACCATTCCCGGCATGGAGCCGTCGCCGCGCAAGCCTTCGGGTCCGCGTCCGGCAGGTGCTGGCAATGGTCGCCGCTTCGGTAATGGTGGTGGCTTCGGTCGTCCGGCAGCCGGCAATGGCGAACGCCGTGGCGCGGGTGGTGGCGGCGGTTACGGTGGCCGTGACGGCCATCCGTCCAGCCGCAGCGAGCGCAGCCATGGCGATCGCCGTGACCGCAGCTCGCGCGGCTAA
- a CDS encoding histidine phosphatase family protein: MRSLMTCLLLLFSTGAIADDESLWAALRAGGHVALMRHAPAPGIGDPAGFVLGDCSTQRNLSPAGRAQATATGERLRAQGITRATLHSSRWCRCLDTARLLGLGPVIPTPALDSFFNERDQAAERSAAVRALVRDADTAAGPLILVTHQVNITALSGVYPVSGELIIMRIAGDELELAGRIQPLP; the protein is encoded by the coding sequence ATGAGAAGCCTGATGACCTGCCTGTTGTTGCTGTTCAGCACAGGGGCGATCGCCGATGACGAATCCCTCTGGGCGGCCCTCCGTGCGGGCGGACATGTAGCGCTGATGCGCCATGCGCCCGCCCCCGGCATCGGAGACCCGGCGGGCTTCGTGCTCGGGGACTGCAGCACCCAGCGCAACCTCTCCCCCGCGGGGCGCGCTCAGGCCACCGCTACCGGCGAACGCTTGCGCGCGCAGGGCATCACCCGCGCCACCCTCCACTCGAGTCGCTGGTGCCGCTGCCTCGACACCGCGCGCCTGCTCGGCCTCGGCCCGGTCATTCCGACGCCGGCGCTGGACTCCTTCTTCAACGAGCGCGATCAGGCTGCGGAGCGCAGTGCCGCCGTGCGCGCCCTGGTGCGGGACGCGGACACCGCAGCAGGACCACTGATCCTGGTCACGCATCAGGTGAACATCACGGCGCTGAGCGGGGTCTATCCGGTTTCGGGCGAACTCATCATCATGCGCATCGCTGGCGACGAGCTCGAACTCGCGGGCCGCATTCAGCCCTTGCCGTGA
- the ribH gene encoding 6,7-dimethyl-8-ribityllumazine synthase, which yields MPRYENIHEYENDLNGKGLRIAVVMSRFNQDVCEGLLSACTAELIELGVAPDLIRIATVPGALEIPLVLQKLANSGKFDALIALGAVIRGETYHFELVSNEMGAAITRVGLDTGIPIANGVLTTEDDDQAIARTHEKGSDCARAAVEMANLMKVLP from the coding sequence ATGCCACGTTACGAAAACATCCATGAGTACGAGAACGACCTGAACGGCAAGGGCCTGCGTATCGCAGTCGTCATGAGCCGTTTCAACCAGGACGTTTGCGAAGGCCTGCTGTCGGCCTGTACCGCAGAGCTGATCGAGCTTGGCGTCGCACCCGACCTGATCCGCATCGCCACCGTTCCCGGCGCACTCGAAATTCCGCTGGTGCTGCAGAAGCTCGCCAACAGCGGCAAGTTCGACGCCCTGATCGCACTCGGCGCGGTCATCCGCGGTGAAACCTACCACTTCGAACTGGTTTCGAACGAGATGGGCGCAGCCATCACCCGTGTCGGTCTCGATACCGGCATTCCGATCGCCAACGGCGTGCTCACTACCGAGGACGACGACCAGGCCATCGCCCGTACGCACGAAAAGGGCAGCGACTGCGCCCGTGCGGCGGTCGAGATGGCCAATCTGATGAAGGTACTGCCATGA
- a CDS encoding TonB-dependent receptor plug domain-containing protein — protein sequence MKQDAAQNLTQDRRIRSLLLALAFGLASHGSTVSAAGADEFELAELSLDDLLRIEVVGATRYAQPLSDTPASVTVIGADELRNQGYRNLGEALSTVRGVFTSGDQNYTYLGVRGFNRSGDYNSRVLLVTDGARRNDALFDQALIGNESPVEIDWIKRLEFVSGPSSAVYGGNALFGIINLVMLDGSDVNGTRVSVDAGSGQSRRVGVVAGQRMEGGGDWFLGFAAYGAEGKDRYYQEYDSGPSDGWARGLDGEHYHKIYGKLRLGNWRLLGSFSTRDKAMPGAPFGTVFGEPGSEILDRSSLLELSYDDTLSTGWQQHFSVFSGAYLYQGDYRYVGGVANRDEAVADWSGLNYRLNGTAGESHRWMLGTEAQWNTTLKQRNFDREPYTEVLNTNDPSSTFGVFVQDEWRFHPQWLLNLSLRHDKHSDYAAIISPRIALIYQPDRDLTLRAAYMHSYRPPNAYERYYVDGVLQKANPDLDPERIRSVELAADVRLGRSGRAGVSIYRNVIYDMIGEQLDANDGMWAYANLPRVRVHGVEVDAEHSWSGGYVLRGSLAWQRSRLSDGGSLKNSPDLLGKVVFSMPLDSRWKLSGQWQGMTSRQSKSDRVPGHGVLNVVLSSAPLAGWGEWSVGVYNLTDQRYADPASSAFVQDSIDQDRRQIRVRWQVAL from the coding sequence ATGAAACAAGATGCCGCACAGAATCTGACGCAGGACCGGCGGATACGATCGCTGCTTCTTGCACTTGCATTCGGACTCGCGTCCCATGGCAGTACCGTGTCTGCCGCAGGGGCTGATGAGTTCGAGCTTGCCGAGTTGTCACTCGACGATCTGTTGCGAATCGAAGTCGTGGGCGCGACGCGCTACGCGCAGCCCTTGTCCGACACCCCCGCCTCGGTCACCGTCATTGGCGCTGACGAACTGCGGAACCAGGGCTATCGCAATCTCGGTGAGGCGCTTTCCACCGTGCGCGGCGTGTTTACGTCCGGCGACCAGAACTATACGTACCTCGGCGTCAGAGGCTTCAACCGCTCCGGCGATTACAACTCCCGCGTGCTGCTGGTCACCGACGGCGCCCGGCGCAACGACGCACTTTTCGATCAGGCCCTGATCGGCAATGAGTCTCCGGTCGAGATCGACTGGATCAAGCGCCTCGAGTTCGTGTCCGGTCCATCCTCGGCTGTATATGGGGGCAACGCGCTGTTCGGGATCATCAACCTGGTGATGCTCGATGGTAGTGATGTCAATGGCACGCGGGTCAGTGTCGATGCGGGTAGCGGGCAGAGCCGGCGCGTCGGTGTGGTCGCCGGCCAGCGCATGGAGGGCGGGGGCGACTGGTTCCTCGGCTTCGCCGCCTACGGTGCCGAGGGCAAGGACCGCTACTACCAGGAATACGACAGCGGCCCGAGCGATGGCTGGGCGCGCGGCCTCGATGGTGAGCACTACCACAAGATCTATGGCAAGTTGAGACTTGGCAACTGGCGTCTGCTGGGCAGCTTCTCGACGCGCGACAAGGCGATGCCGGGCGCGCCATTCGGCACGGTGTTCGGCGAACCCGGCAGCGAGATCCTCGACCGCAGCTCGCTGCTCGAACTGTCCTACGATGACACCCTGAGCACCGGGTGGCAGCAGCATTTTTCGGTCTTCAGCGGTGCCTACCTTTACCAGGGTGATTACCGCTACGTGGGCGGGGTTGCGAATCGTGACGAGGCTGTTGCCGACTGGAGCGGACTGAACTACCGGCTGAACGGAACTGCAGGCGAAAGTCACCGCTGGATGCTCGGTACCGAAGCGCAGTGGAACACCACCCTGAAGCAGCGCAATTTCGATCGGGAGCCCTACACTGAGGTCCTGAACACCAACGATCCCTCAAGCACGTTCGGCGTGTTCGTGCAGGACGAATGGCGCTTCCACCCGCAGTGGCTGCTCAATCTGAGCCTGCGTCACGACAAGCACAGCGACTACGCCGCCATCATTTCGCCCCGGATTGCGCTGATCTACCAGCCCGACCGGGACCTGACCCTGAGAGCGGCCTACATGCATTCGTATCGGCCGCCCAATGCCTACGAACGCTACTACGTCGACGGGGTGTTGCAGAAGGCGAATCCGGACCTCGATCCAGAGCGGATCCGCAGCGTCGAGCTCGCGGCCGATGTTCGCCTCGGTCGCAGCGGCAGGGCTGGCGTCAGTATTTATCGCAACGTCATCTACGACATGATCGGCGAGCAGCTCGACGCGAACGACGGCATGTGGGCCTATGCCAATCTGCCGCGAGTGCGGGTTCATGGCGTCGAAGTTGATGCCGAACACAGCTGGTCGGGCGGGTATGTGCTTCGCGGCAGCCTTGCATGGCAGCGTTCGCGCCTGAGCGATGGCGGCAGCCTGAAAAACTCGCCGGACCTGCTCGGGAAGGTGGTGTTTTCGATGCCGCTGGATTCACGCTGGAAGCTGTCCGGCCAGTGGCAGGGCATGACGTCCCGGCAGTCGAAATCGGACCGGGTTCCCGGTCATGGCGTGCTCAACGTCGTGCTGTCGTCGGCCCCGCTTGCCGGTTGGGGCGAGTGGAGCGTCGGCGTCTACAACCTCACTGATCAGCGCTACGCCGACCCCGC
- the nusB gene encoding transcription antitermination factor NusB gives MSKMARRRARELALQGVYQWLLSGNSMTSVQKHLEADTENLDKVDRELFVSLLHGTLDNVESLQASFAKLIHRPVNELSPIEHAILLMGAHELRHNLETPYRVVINEAIELAKGFGGTDGHRFVNGVLDKLAANIRPEEVEAARAAKG, from the coding sequence ATGAGCAAGATGGCCCGTCGTCGCGCACGCGAACTTGCACTGCAAGGCGTGTACCAGTGGCTGCTGTCGGGAAACTCGATGACCTCGGTGCAGAAGCACCTCGAGGCCGACACCGAGAATCTGGACAAGGTCGACCGCGAACTCTTCGTCAGCCTGCTGCACGGCACCCTCGATAACGTCGAGTCGCTGCAGGCCTCGTTCGCCAAGCTGATCCACCGCCCGGTGAATGAGCTGTCGCCGATCGAGCACGCCATCCTGCTGATGGGCGCACACGAACTGCGGCACAACCTCGAAACGCCCTACCGCGTGGTGATCAACGAAGCCATCGAGCTGGCCAAGGGCTTTGGCGGCACCGACGGCCATCGCTTCGTCAACGGCGTACTCGACAAGCTCGCCGCCAACATCCGTCCTGAAGAAGTCGAAGCCGCACGCGCAGCCAAGGGCTGA
- a CDS encoding HU family DNA-binding protein, with protein MNKGEFVEALADRLDVSRAQADRALSSVLDIVAEQLSKGDKIAFTGFGSFEVSKRAARTGRNPQTGAAIEIAASSVPKFTAGATLKAAVNGK; from the coding sequence ATGAACAAAGGTGAATTCGTCGAAGCCCTGGCCGACCGTCTGGATGTTTCCCGCGCTCAGGCTGATCGCGCGCTGTCCTCCGTGCTCGACATTGTTGCCGAACAACTCTCCAAGGGCGACAAGATTGCCTTCACCGGCTTTGGTTCGTTCGAAGTGTCCAAGCGCGCTGCACGCACCGGCCGCAATCCGCAGACCGGCGCAGCCATCGAAATCGCCGCTTCCAGCGTGCCGAAGTTCACCGCTGGCGCAACGCTGAAGGCCGCCGTAAACGGCAAGTAA